Proteins from a genomic interval of Candidatus Nanosynbacter sp. HMT-352:
- a CDS encoding pilin, with translation MNKLKLILAGLLVVPTVALAVSPAASAESDFTLTNGVSSARGEGVSETASDPQTLVKQFVNIFLFAVGALSVIMLIWGGIRYTTSAGDSNKVQAAKNTVLYAIVGLVIAILAYAIVNMVIDKFKG, from the coding sequence ATGAATAAATTAAAATTAATCTTGGCGGGACTACTGGTAGTACCAACTGTTGCTTTGGCTGTATCTCCAGCTGCAAGTGCTGAAAGTGATTTTACCTTAACTAATGGTGTAAGCAGTGCAAGAGGAGAAGGTGTGAGTGAAACCGCTTCAGATCCTCAAACTTTGGTTAAGCAATTTGTAAATATATTCTTGTTTGCCGTCGGTGCATTGAGCGTTATTATGCTTATCTGGGGTGGTATCCGCTACACTACTTCAGCCGGTGATAGCAATAAGGTTCAGGCGGCTAAGAACACAGTTTTGTACGCAATTGTCGGTTTGGTGATCGCTATTTTAGCATACGCAATCGTCAATATGGTTATCGATAAGTTTAAGGGTTAA
- a CDS encoding lipid II:glycine glycyltransferase FemX, producing the protein MNQHFLQSLAWEKFQQSLGRKVFHNRGGGWEYFAILEHGTGNSRLYCPFGPTAINEEALRLALKDLAELGKKLDVTFLRVGPIKPTFSKVLSDEHWKKATYVHLQPEHTHVINLQQPEEEIIASMAQPVRNCYRNYHKKGVTVHQSQNPDDIKYFLELIHEVAKRTGMSPHPDSYFHKQAGSLLPSKDASFWYATYDNKVIATALFFDSKTTRIYAHAAANSTPEYRKLNAGTALLTEAIIDAKHRQMEKVDLYGIAPENAPKNHPWAGFTKFKRSFGGEDVYSGATWELPLKPLQYWLYRAYQTIRK; encoded by the coding sequence ATGAATCAACATTTTCTACAATCATTAGCCTGGGAAAAATTCCAACAATCTCTCGGTCGAAAAGTCTTTCACAACAGAGGTGGAGGATGGGAATATTTCGCAATATTAGAGCACGGCACGGGCAATTCTCGCCTATATTGCCCCTTCGGTCCAACCGCTATTAACGAAGAAGCATTACGATTGGCGCTAAAAGACTTAGCAGAACTCGGCAAAAAACTAGACGTAACTTTCCTCAGAGTCGGACCAATTAAACCCACCTTCTCTAAGGTATTATCTGATGAGCATTGGAAAAAAGCCACTTATGTCCATTTGCAGCCAGAACATACACACGTTATCAATCTCCAGCAACCAGAGGAAGAGATTATAGCAAGTATGGCGCAACCTGTAAGGAATTGTTATAGGAATTATCACAAAAAAGGCGTAACTGTTCATCAATCTCAAAACCCAGACGATATTAAATATTTCCTAGAATTGATACACGAAGTTGCCAAACGAACCGGCATGTCGCCGCACCCAGATTCATATTTTCATAAGCAAGCTGGTTCCCTACTTCCATCCAAAGATGCTTCATTTTGGTACGCAACATATGATAATAAAGTAATTGCTACTGCCCTATTTTTCGACTCAAAAACAACTCGAATTTACGCACATGCAGCAGCAAATTCTACGCCAGAATATCGCAAACTTAACGCTGGAACTGCCCTGCTCACCGAAGCGATAATCGATGCAAAACATCGTCAAATGGAGAAAGTCGATTTATACGGAATTGCTCCTGAAAATGCACCAAAAAATCACCCGTGGGCTGGCTTTACGAAATTCAAGCGATCGTTCGGCGGCGAAGATGTCTATTCTGGAGCGACTTGGGAGCTGCCACTGAAGCCGCTTCAATATTGGCTATATCGAGCGTATCAAACGATTAGAAAATAA
- a CDS encoding co-chaperone GroES, translated as MSTPIKPLGDRVVAVREEAKTQTASGIYLPDNAKEKPVVAEVKAVGGDVKNVKVGDRIVYKEYSTTDLKIDGTEYLVVREEDILATVVG; from the coding sequence GTGAGTACACCTATTAAGCCTCTTGGCGACCGTGTTGTAGCGGTGCGTGAAGAAGCAAAGACTCAGACAGCGAGCGGAATTTACTTGCCTGATAACGCTAAAGAAAAGCCAGTAGTTGCGGAAGTTAAAGCAGTTGGTGGCGACGTGAAGAATGTCAAAGTCGGTGATCGGATTGTCTATAAAGAATATTCGACTACGGATTTGAAAATTGATGGCACGGAATATTTGGTTGTTCGCGAAGAAGATATTTTAGCAACGGTTGTTGGATAA
- a CDS encoding VanZ family protein, whose translation MGYLISIKVALILFPILAFLITLPYMIANYRKYGSVNKLRTLIFYSFILYLLTVYFLVILPLPNPESVRTTYAENLNLIPFSFVADFIKNSPLVLTDSSTWIAAMKHPTFYVPAFNVLMLIPFGIYLRYYFKCSLKKTLLLTAILSLFFELTQLSGLYFIYSGPYRLADVDDIIQNTIGGCVGYFLGWFATWLLPSREEIDEKSLEAGSRVSAVRVSLSLIIDAVIVRIPYTLSKTQLPFSLFLALYFSLIPLLNGKTFGSALLKFGLTFENKKWVRTIFRGILLTIYFHIIPAGLFYLANEFNKEANSLLFLCLFAIAFLVFILFVLITIVVALFNRRFMFDRLSGASYESTIQAKQEK comes from the coding sequence ATGGGATACCTAATTTCCATTAAGGTCGCACTAATTCTTTTTCCAATTTTGGCTTTTCTTATCACGTTGCCGTATATGATTGCGAACTATCGAAAATACGGCTCCGTCAATAAGCTGCGGACTTTGATTTTCTATTCCTTTATTCTGTATTTATTAACCGTATATTTCTTAGTTATTTTACCGTTACCAAATCCAGAATCCGTTCGCACAACTTACGCAGAAAATCTGAATTTAATTCCGTTTTCATTCGTCGCAGATTTTATAAAGAATAGCCCACTAGTATTAACAGATAGCTCGACTTGGATCGCGGCGATGAAACATCCCACTTTCTACGTTCCTGCTTTCAACGTTTTAATGCTCATTCCGTTCGGAATTTACCTGCGCTACTACTTCAAATGTAGTCTTAAAAAGACATTGTTATTGACAGCTATTTTAAGTTTATTCTTTGAACTAACTCAATTATCTGGACTTTATTTCATCTATTCAGGACCTTACCGATTAGCCGACGTCGATGATATCATCCAGAACACGATAGGTGGATGTGTCGGTTACTTTCTGGGCTGGTTTGCGACATGGCTACTTCCGTCCAGGGAAGAAATAGATGAAAAATCCCTTGAGGCTGGCTCACGAGTTTCTGCAGTCCGCGTTAGTTTATCTCTAATAATCGACGCTGTTATCGTCCGTATTCCTTACACCTTATCAAAAACCCAACTTCCGTTTTCGCTATTTTTAGCCCTCTATTTTAGCCTAATTCCTCTACTGAATGGCAAAACTTTTGGTAGCGCATTATTAAAGTTTGGGCTAACATTTGAAAATAAAAAATGGGTTCGCACAATTTTCAGAGGAATCTTACTCACGATATATTTTCACATCATTCCCGCAGGCTTGTTTTACCTCGCGAATGAATTTAATAAGGAAGCGAATTCGCTATTGTTTCTCTGTCTATTCGCAATTGCGTTCTTAGTGTTCATATTATTCGTATTAATTACAATTGTCGTAGCGTTATTTAACCGACGTTTTATGTTCGATCGCCTTTCTGGCGCAAGTTACGAAAGTACGATTCAAGCCAAACAAGAGAAATAA
- a CDS encoding Hsp20/alpha crystallin family protein, translating to MARKQDDTLLTEQELAAAFIDDDNDDLLPGFNDDNSRSNSTSATRSDDNWEDEADDAMGQLAVDVFETENNLVIKARTAGVDRNDLDVSISDGILTISGTLSSGDEADVRQWHIQECYWGEFSRTLALPTAVNEEGVKAELKDGVLTITFEKIKQEKAKKIQVL from the coding sequence ATGGCCCGAAAGCAAGATGATACATTACTAACAGAGCAGGAATTGGCTGCGGCGTTTATTGACGATGATAACGACGATCTGCTACCTGGTTTTAACGACGACAATAGCAGAAGCAACAGCACATCAGCAACACGATCCGATGACAACTGGGAAGATGAAGCTGATGATGCAATGGGTCAATTGGCTGTTGACGTTTTCGAGACAGAAAACAACCTAGTTATCAAAGCTCGTACTGCCGGCGTAGATCGAAACGACCTAGACGTAAGCATTTCTGACGGCATCTTAACAATTAGCGGTACACTGTCTAGCGGTGACGAGGCAGATGTTCGCCAATGGCACATCCAAGAATGCTACTGGGGCGAATTCAGTCGTACATTAGCATTACCAACCGCTGTAAATGAAGAAGGCGTTAAGGCAGAATTAAAAGATGGCGTTTTGACAATTACTTTTGAAAAGATAAAGCAAGAAAAAGCAAAGAAGATTCAAGTTCTATAA
- a CDS encoding ComF family protein, translating into MIWCFSRRTGVVAKIIDDYKFNRVQAAADLLSEFLDEALPELPSDTVIVPIPTISKNIRRRGFDHIRKIAIKLSRRRKIECCSLLRRRNNVTQHFTKSSTQRKRQAKEFFEIAGKVDKNKRYIIIDDIFTTGSTVLAAAECLKKNGAKHVEIAVIARHGRPKL; encoded by the coding sequence ATGATCTGGTGTTTTTCGCGACGTACAGGTGTTGTCGCAAAGATTATTGATGATTATAAGTTTAACCGCGTTCAGGCGGCGGCTGATCTACTGAGCGAGTTCTTAGACGAAGCTCTGCCTGAATTGCCGTCAGATACAGTAATCGTACCAATTCCTACAATTTCTAAGAATATTCGACGCCGTGGATTTGATCATATCCGAAAAATTGCTATTAAACTATCTCGACGTAGAAAAATAGAGTGCTGTTCCCTGCTCCGGCGCAGAAATAACGTTACCCAGCACTTTACGAAGTCTTCCACCCAGAGAAAACGTCAAGCAAAGGAGTTTTTTGAAATTGCGGGTAAAGTTGATAAAAATAAGCGATATATCATTATTGACGATATTTTTACGACTGGCTCAACTGTGTTGGCGGCGGCAGAATGTTTGAAGAAAAATGGCGCCAAACACGTGGAAATTGCGGTTATTGCCAGGCACGGGCGCCCGAAGCTATGA
- a CDS encoding 23S rRNA (pseudouridine(1915)-N(3))-methyltransferase RlmH produces the protein MKITIITIGKKHEAWVQPGIFRFLERLRAPFAAEMIILPHSSFEGDRARQEESERIFSRLNSDDFVILLDERGKNLSSPELSNLITEHIDKHIVFIIGGAYGVTSDLRQKSNIVWSLSNLVFPHQLVRLILAEQLYRAQEIHRGSHYHHS, from the coding sequence ATGAAAATCACCATTATAACAATCGGAAAAAAGCACGAAGCCTGGGTTCAGCCAGGCATTTTTCGTTTTTTAGAGCGCCTACGAGCACCTTTTGCTGCGGAAATGATTATTCTACCGCATTCAAGCTTTGAAGGCGACAGGGCGCGCCAGGAAGAGTCTGAGCGTATTTTTTCACGCCTCAATTCGGACGACTTCGTTATTTTGCTCGATGAGCGCGGAAAAAACCTATCATCACCGGAATTATCTAACTTAATAACCGAACACATCGACAAGCACATTGTCTTCATCATTGGTGGCGCTTATGGAGTTACTAGCGACTTGCGTCAAAAATCCAACATCGTCTGGTCGTTATCAAACTTAGTATTTCCACACCAATTAGTTCGTCTTATTTTAGCCGAGCAATTGTACCGCGCTCAAGAAATCCATCGCGGCAGTCATTATCATCACTCATAG
- a CDS encoding valine--tRNA ligase — translation MQLAKQYIPNDYEPNIYALWETSDALEPTGVGKPYSIIMPPPNANGNLHIGHALDMNLKDILIRYHRMKGDDAVFIPGADHAGFETWVVYERELTKQGKSRFDFSRDQLYSQVWNFVQEKRGNMELQLRALGISASWKHLTFTLDDKVINTVYDTFKKMWDDNLVYRGERIVNYCTKHQTSFADIEVEHKNEKGKLWKIAYPTLDKIGEIIIATTRPETMLGDVAVAVHPDDERYKKLVGTRILLPIVDKEIPIIADEYVDMSYGTGAVKITPAHDPNDFEIAKRHDLPIESIISPEGKMINVPAQFLGLTPVEARARVLEALEALELRRGETEIEHAVGHCYKCGSVIEPMIKEQWFIKTQSLAQPAIDALKKEEITFYPASKRKELIAYLEQLKDWNISRQIPWGIPIPAFVNENDPKDWIFDTHTNEQSIVVNDTTYIREEDTFDTWFSSGQWPYIVTDYLTGGDLANYFPTDMMETGMDIMRAWVSRMIMLSLYRTGKLPFKEVYLHGMVNDEHNQKMSKSKGNVINPMELVAEFGSDATRMGVIAGRAPAQSQAFNRGSVIAARNFCNKLWNIARFVEAQIGDNHQIVDLEPQTPADHWIIRQLNDAANNIAVRIEQYRFSEASETVYHTIWDDVADWYIESSKTAINRPLLSWVLATSLKIAHPFAPFVTETIWQTLNYTDGILMREAWPTPEKFDPIAAEQFEQLKLLVAEGRWVIAELPGNKKYRLLYGNDSLIADNQDTIKHLMRLEAIEHTDQPRGLRLAAANREAWLDIDSETLYQHQENLEMRLAEARQKLAGLKKRLENPTYVEKAPAHLVEETREQLAEQEKIITRLVSELEVISLK, via the coding sequence ATGCAGCTAGCTAAACAATACATACCAAACGATTACGAACCGAATATTTATGCCCTATGGGAAACCAGTGACGCATTAGAACCAACAGGGGTAGGCAAGCCATATTCAATCATTATGCCGCCACCTAACGCGAACGGCAATCTGCATATCGGGCACGCACTCGATATGAATTTGAAGGATATTCTGATTCGTTACCACCGAATGAAGGGTGACGACGCCGTATTTATTCCAGGTGCCGACCATGCTGGGTTTGAAACTTGGGTTGTGTATGAAAGAGAATTGACGAAGCAAGGGAAGAGTCGCTTCGATTTTTCACGTGACCAATTGTATAGTCAAGTTTGGAATTTTGTACAAGAAAAACGCGGCAATATGGAGCTGCAATTGCGCGCGTTAGGTATTAGCGCATCATGGAAGCATTTGACATTCACTCTGGACGACAAAGTTATCAACACCGTATACGACACATTTAAGAAAATGTGGGATGACAATTTGGTTTACAGAGGTGAGCGAATTGTCAATTATTGTACCAAACACCAAACCAGCTTTGCCGACATCGAGGTAGAACATAAGAACGAGAAAGGGAAGTTGTGGAAAATAGCTTACCCGACATTAGATAAAATTGGCGAGATTATCATAGCTACTACGCGCCCAGAAACTATGCTCGGCGACGTTGCCGTGGCGGTTCATCCAGACGACGAGCGATACAAAAAATTGGTTGGAACTCGCATTTTACTGCCAATTGTCGATAAGGAAATTCCTATCATCGCGGACGAATACGTTGACATGAGCTATGGAACCGGTGCGGTTAAGATTACGCCAGCGCACGACCCGAACGACTTTGAAATTGCAAAACGCCACGATTTGCCTATAGAGTCAATCATCAGTCCAGAAGGGAAGATGATAAACGTGCCAGCGCAGTTCTTAGGGCTAACGCCAGTAGAAGCTCGCGCTCGAGTTTTGGAAGCGTTGGAGGCGCTAGAGCTACGCCGCGGCGAAACTGAAATTGAACACGCAGTTGGACATTGTTATAAGTGTGGCAGCGTGATTGAGCCAATGATTAAAGAGCAGTGGTTTATTAAAACGCAATCACTCGCACAGCCAGCAATTGACGCGCTTAAAAAAGAAGAAATTACTTTTTATCCAGCATCCAAGCGTAAAGAACTCATCGCATATCTTGAGCAATTGAAAGACTGGAATATTTCACGACAAATTCCATGGGGAATACCAATTCCTGCGTTTGTAAATGAAAATGACCCTAAGGATTGGATATTCGACACTCACACCAACGAGCAAAGTATTGTTGTAAATGACACAACATATATCAGGGAAGAGGATACCTTTGATACTTGGTTCTCATCTGGTCAATGGCCATACATCGTAACAGATTACTTAACTGGCGGTGATTTAGCTAATTATTTCCCAACTGACATGATGGAAACTGGTATGGATATTATGCGCGCATGGGTTTCGCGCATGATCATGCTTAGTCTATACCGAACAGGGAAGTTGCCGTTCAAAGAAGTTTATCTACACGGAATGGTTAATGATGAGCACAATCAGAAAATGTCCAAGTCTAAGGGTAACGTTATCAATCCAATGGAATTGGTTGCGGAATTCGGATCTGACGCAACGCGCATGGGAGTTATCGCTGGGCGAGCACCGGCTCAAAGTCAGGCATTTAACCGCGGCTCTGTTATCGCTGCTCGCAACTTCTGCAATAAGCTATGGAATATTGCCAGGTTTGTCGAGGCGCAAATTGGCGATAATCACCAAATTGTCGACTTAGAGCCGCAAACTCCAGCCGATCACTGGATTATTCGCCAATTGAACGACGCCGCCAACAACATTGCTGTTAGAATAGAGCAATATCGCTTCTCAGAGGCATCAGAAACTGTTTACCACACTATTTGGGACGACGTGGCTGACTGGTACATTGAATCATCTAAAACGGCGATCAATCGTCCGTTATTATCTTGGGTTTTGGCAACTTCTTTGAAAATCGCTCATCCGTTTGCACCGTTCGTTACGGAAACTATTTGGCAAACTCTTAATTACACCGACGGCATTTTGATGCGTGAAGCTTGGCCGACTCCAGAAAAGTTTGATCCGATTGCCGCCGAACAATTCGAGCAACTTAAGCTTCTGGTCGCTGAAGGTCGTTGGGTGATTGCTGAACTGCCAGGGAATAAGAAATATCGATTGCTATACGGCAACGACAGTCTTATCGCCGACAATCAAGATACAATTAAGCATCTGATGCGGCTTGAGGCAATTGAACACACAGATCAGCCTCGCGGTCTACGTTTGGCGGCTGCAAACAGGGAAGCGTGGCTAGATATTGATAGCGAAACTCTGTATCAACATCAGGAAAATCTGGAAATGCGCCTAGCCGAAGCACGTCAGAAATTGGCGGGATTAAAGAAGCGCCTGGAAAATCCGACTTACGTTGAAAAGGCGCCAGCCCACCTTGTCGAGGAAACTCGCGAGCAATTAGCCGAGCAAGAAAAAATCATTACTCGGCTTGTTTCGGAACTGGAAGTAATTAGCTTAAAATAG
- the tsaD gene encoding tRNA (adenosine(37)-N6)-threonylcarbamoyltransferase complex transferase subunit TsaD, protein MRILGIESSCDETAASIVEDGERLLSNVVNSQIDIHAEYGGVIPEIAARSHLEVVNPVIKKALSDANCTWDDIDAIAVTYAPGLIGSLLIGTLAARTLAIIHNKPLFKIHHVEAHVYANFINKQSDNLSLTLPKQQPSFPMLSLIVSGGHSQLVLFKNHGDYQLIGQTQDDAVGEAFDKVAKIIGLPYPGGPAIAKAAELGDPHAFHLPIAKLSGEYDFSFSGLKTAVLRAVQHEVGKDFTFPSHELPALVDDELRRNMAASFQYTAIKTLVNKTKKAFDNFQPASVVIAGGVAANQELRRQLREALPIDIEYAPIQLCTDNAAMIATLGYFRSQIDEPTDPYDMEVQPSLSMTAI, encoded by the coding sequence ATGAGGATTTTGGGAATTGAATCCAGTTGCGACGAAACAGCGGCGTCAATAGTTGAAGATGGCGAACGCTTGCTTTCGAATGTCGTCAATTCTCAAATTGATATTCATGCAGAATACGGCGGAGTTATTCCAGAAATTGCCGCTCGTAGTCATTTGGAAGTTGTAAATCCCGTCATTAAAAAAGCTTTGTCTGACGCAAATTGCACTTGGGATGATATCGACGCCATCGCTGTTACTTACGCGCCGGGGCTTATTGGCTCGCTATTAATCGGCACTCTCGCCGCTAGAACTCTCGCTATTATCCATAATAAGCCGCTCTTTAAGATTCATCACGTAGAAGCTCACGTGTACGCCAATTTTATCAATAAGCAATCTGACAATTTATCTCTAACATTGCCGAAACAGCAGCCGTCATTCCCTATGCTTTCGTTGATCGTTTCAGGCGGGCATTCACAACTTGTCCTATTCAAAAATCACGGTGATTATCAGCTTATTGGACAAACTCAAGACGACGCAGTTGGCGAAGCATTCGATAAAGTTGCTAAAATCATCGGTTTGCCGTATCCTGGCGGCCCAGCCATCGCCAAAGCCGCTGAACTTGGCGATCCACACGCATTCCACTTGCCTATCGCCAAATTATCCGGCGAATACGATTTTTCCTTCTCTGGGCTTAAGACAGCCGTTTTGAGAGCCGTTCAGCACGAAGTCGGTAAAGACTTCACTTTTCCCTCTCATGAGCTTCCAGCGCTCGTAGATGACGAATTACGACGTAATATGGCAGCGAGTTTCCAGTATACAGCCATAAAAACTCTCGTAAATAAAACCAAAAAGGCGTTTGACAACTTCCAGCCAGCTTCCGTCGTGATCGCTGGCGGAGTCGCAGCTAACCAAGAATTGCGCCGTCAATTACGCGAAGCTTTGCCAATTGACATCGAATACGCCCCTATTCAACTCTGTACAGATAACGCCGCGATGATTGCCACTCTCGGTTATTTCAGATCTCAAATTGACGAGCCTACAGATCCATACGATATGGAAGTTCAGCCAAGCTTATCAATGACAGCAATATAA
- a CDS encoding UDP-N-acetylmuramoyl-L-alanyl-D-glutamate--2,6-diaminopimelate ligase has protein sequence MKNELVKIARKTLPQGALEKTENAYRVARTKMISLRYGNPARGLRIIAVTGTNGKTTTACYINEILKEAGFKTALFTTAVIEIAGKEKINDLNATVPTVARLFSFFQTAQREGVEYVILEATSHALSQHKFDGVPIEAAVMTNLTQDHLDYHKTMEAYAAAKAKLFEKKPKYIVLNRDDEWFEYFDKFTASGEKMTYGTNPEAEAHLTHVKLYKKGTEASLLIDHQTHLELATNLPGEFNVMNMSAAVSLAYLLGIKLEDIQEGVANLEAIPGRFERVENKLGIDIIVDYAHTPDALEKLLKTTHKITKGRLTLVFGACGDRDKTKRPIMGELAANLADRIFLTDEESYNENPDEIRAMIRQGIEKTKKAHKMTEIADRKQAIYQALRSAVRGDTVLITGMGHEQYRIVNGKRIPWNDKKVVQEIISEIEKKSRKISL, from the coding sequence ATGAAAAACGAGTTGGTAAAAATTGCTAGAAAAACGCTACCTCAAGGAGCTTTGGAGAAAACCGAAAACGCCTATAGAGTTGCGCGCACGAAGATGATTAGCTTAAGGTATGGCAATCCAGCTCGTGGCTTGAGAATTATCGCAGTAACAGGGACGAACGGGAAAACTACGACCGCTTGTTATATCAATGAGATCTTGAAAGAGGCTGGCTTTAAGACCGCGTTATTTACGACGGCGGTGATTGAAATTGCTGGTAAGGAAAAGATAAATGATTTGAATGCGACAGTTCCGACTGTAGCAAGGCTGTTTAGCTTTTTTCAGACAGCTCAGCGTGAAGGTGTGGAATATGTGATTTTAGAGGCGACAAGTCACGCTTTATCGCAGCATAAATTTGACGGCGTGCCAATTGAGGCGGCGGTGATGACTAATTTGACCCAAGACCATTTGGATTATCACAAAACGATGGAAGCTTACGCGGCAGCTAAGGCTAAATTATTTGAGAAAAAGCCAAAATATATCGTGCTGAATCGTGATGACGAGTGGTTTGAATATTTTGACAAGTTTACGGCTTCTGGCGAGAAAATGACTTACGGGACGAATCCGGAAGCTGAAGCTCACTTAACGCACGTTAAGTTATATAAAAAGGGAACAGAGGCGAGTTTACTGATTGATCATCAAACTCATTTGGAGTTGGCGACTAATTTGCCTGGCGAATTTAACGTGATGAATATGTCGGCTGCGGTGTCGTTGGCATATTTGTTGGGGATAAAGTTGGAAGATATTCAAGAGGGCGTGGCGAACTTGGAAGCGATTCCTGGACGATTCGAGCGAGTAGAAAATAAGCTTGGAATTGATATTATTGTGGATTATGCGCACACGCCAGACGCGTTGGAAAAATTGCTAAAAACCACTCATAAAATTACCAAGGGGCGATTAACTTTGGTGTTTGGTGCGTGCGGCGACAGAGATAAGACAAAGCGTCCAATTATGGGCGAGCTGGCGGCTAATTTGGCGGATAGGATTTTCCTGACTGACGAGGAAAGCTACAACGAAAATCCAGATGAAATTCGGGCTATGATTCGTCAGGGAATTGAGAAAACGAAAAAGGCTCATAAAATGACGGAAATTGCTGATCGAAAACAGGCGATTTATCAAGCTCTGAGGTCGGCTGTTCGTGGCGATACGGTTCTGATTACGGGTATGGGTCATGAGCAGTACCGAATTGTGAATGGCAAGCGAATTCCGTGGAATGACAAGAAGGTCGTTCAGGAAATTATTTCTGAGATTGAGAAAAAGAGTCGTAAAATTTCGCTTTAA
- a CDS encoding Mur ligase family protein produces MQLFKHLLETILGSYVKKYLKSHPDTKLIAVVGSVGKTSVKSATATVLSEKFTVRHSRGNLNTTLSAPLEILGVDGPKNAKSPLAWLKVFSDAHASIKNPESPDIIIQECGIDCPGEMATFMCYIQPDIAIITSVAPEHMEFFKNMDTVAHEELSISQVAKKTIFNLHDIDEKYHNLIVGNRISYGDESADVFLEIKKTTDTGCIVNLKCSEETSQDINISVLGKHNIRSITGAAAAGLACGMNIEEVAAALTKIKPVSGRMNILRGIRGCILLDDTYNASPIAMENSLKTLYSISANHKIAVLGDMNELGETSESEHKKIGEICDPKQLELLITVGKMTKKHLAPIAEKNGCKVISFDTALEDGKFLKNSDIKDTTILFKGSQGGIYLEDAVKELLLDPSDAEKLVRQSQSWKQIKAKFYDSFSQSQK; encoded by the coding sequence ATGCAATTATTCAAACATCTCTTAGAAACAATTCTCGGCTCTTATGTAAAAAAATATCTTAAATCTCATCCTGACACCAAACTAATTGCCGTAGTCGGCAGCGTTGGTAAAACTAGCGTAAAATCAGCAACCGCCACTGTTCTATCAGAAAAATTCACCGTGCGCCATAGTCGTGGCAATTTGAACACAACCTTAAGTGCGCCGTTGGAAATCTTAGGCGTAGACGGACCAAAAAACGCCAAATCCCCCCTAGCCTGGCTAAAAGTTTTCTCCGACGCACACGCCAGCATAAAAAACCCCGAATCTCCAGATATAATAATTCAAGAATGTGGTATTGATTGCCCTGGTGAAATGGCTACTTTTATGTGCTACATTCAACCCGACATTGCCATAATTACCTCTGTTGCTCCTGAGCATATGGAATTTTTCAAGAATATGGATACGGTAGCTCATGAGGAATTGTCCATTAGCCAAGTCGCTAAAAAAACCATCTTCAACCTTCACGATATAGATGAAAAATATCATAATCTCATAGTTGGAAATCGCATAAGTTACGGCGACGAATCCGCTGATGTTTTCCTGGAAATTAAAAAGACTACAGATACTGGCTGTATTGTCAATCTGAAATGCTCCGAAGAAACTTCTCAGGACATAAATATTTCCGTATTAGGCAAACACAACATCCGCTCAATCACTGGCGCGGCGGCGGCGGGGTTAGCTTGCGGAATGAACATTGAAGAAGTTGCGGCGGCTTTAACAAAAATCAAACCAGTTTCAGGAAGAATGAATATTTTACGCGGCATACGCGGCTGTATATTACTGGACGACACTTACAACGCCAGTCCTATTGCCATGGAAAATTCGCTAAAAACGCTCTATTCCATCTCTGCCAATCATAAAATTGCCGTATTGGGCGATATGAATGAATTGGGCGAAACGTCCGAATCGGAGCATAAAAAAATCGGCGAAATTTGTGACCCTAAACAGTTAGAATTGCTCATCACCGTCGGTAAAATGACAAAGAAACACCTCGCACCAATCGCTGAAAAAAATGGCTGTAAAGTAATTTCTTTTGATACGGCGCTTGAAGATGGAAAATTCCTGAAAAACAGCGACATTAAAGATACGACAATTCTATTCAAAGGCTCGCAGGGCGGCATTTACCTTGAAGACGCCGTGAAAGAATTGCTACTCGACCCAAGCGATGCAGAAAAATTAGTTCGCCAATCACAAAGCTGGAAACAGATTAAAGCGAAATTTTACGACTCTTTTTCTCAATCTCAGAAATAA